From Diaminobutyricibacter sp. McL0608, one genomic window encodes:
- the rplI gene encoding 50S ribosomal protein L9 — MSKLILTHEVSGLGSAGDVVDVKNGYARNYLIPQGFAVAWTRGGEKQVDSIKAARVARELATIEEAQDLKAKLEATKVKLTVKAGSEGRLFGSVKTSDVAAAVEAAGIGTLDKRKIELPNPIKVVGEHEATIRLREDLFATITLQVVAAK; from the coding sequence ATGTCGAAACTCATTCTGACCCACGAGGTCTCCGGCCTCGGATCCGCCGGCGACGTCGTCGACGTCAAGAACGGCTACGCCCGTAACTACCTCATCCCCCAGGGCTTCGCCGTGGCGTGGACCCGTGGTGGCGAAAAGCAGGTCGACTCGATCAAGGCAGCGCGCGTCGCCCGCGAGCTCGCCACCATCGAAGAGGCACAGGACCTCAAGGCCAAGCTCGAAGCGACGAAGGTCAAGCTGACGGTCAAGGCCGGCAGCGAAGGCCGCCTCTTCGGCTCGGTCAAGACCTCGGACGTCGCAGCAGCCGTCGAAGCAGCCGGAATCGGCACGCTCGACAAGCGCAAGATCGAGCTCCCCAACCCCATCAAGGTGGTCGGCGAGCACGAGGCGACGATCCGCCTGCGCGAAGACCTCTTCGCGACGATCACCCTGCAGGTGGTCGCCGCCAAGTAG
- the rpsR gene encoding 30S ribosomal protein S18 produces MAGKSSGDRRKPIRKGKDGKNAAPAKSIRVGVIDYKDVATLRKFISERGKIRARRITGVSVQEQRLIARAVKNAREMALLPYAGSGR; encoded by the coding sequence ATGGCTGGAAAGTCGAGCGGCGACCGCCGCAAGCCGATCCGCAAGGGCAAGGACGGCAAGAACGCCGCCCCCGCGAAGTCGATCCGTGTCGGAGTCATCGACTACAAGGACGTCGCAACCCTGCGTAAGTTCATCTCCGAGCGTGGCAAGATCCGCGCTCGCCGCATCACCGGTGTCTCCGTGCAGGAGCAGCGCCTCATCGCCCGCGCCGTCAAGAACGCGCGTGAGATGGCACTCCTGCCCTACGCCGGCTCGGGCCGTTAG
- a CDS encoding single-stranded DNA-binding protein, which produces MAGETVITVVGNLTSDPELRYTQNGLAVANFTIASTPRSFDRAANDWKDGEALFLRASVWREFAEHVAGSLTKGSRVIATGRLKQRSYETKEGEKRTSIELEIDEIGPSLRYATASVTRAQSSRGGSPAGAVDEPWAAAAPSSSDSSSGADVWSSPGNFNDETPF; this is translated from the coding sequence ATGGCAGGCGAGACCGTAATCACCGTGGTGGGCAACCTCACCAGCGACCCGGAGCTGCGCTACACGCAGAACGGGCTGGCGGTTGCCAACTTCACCATCGCATCCACTCCGCGCAGCTTCGACCGCGCGGCCAACGACTGGAAAGATGGCGAGGCCCTGTTCCTGCGCGCGAGCGTCTGGCGTGAATTCGCCGAGCACGTCGCCGGATCGCTTACCAAGGGATCCCGAGTCATCGCAACGGGACGTCTCAAGCAGCGCTCATACGAGACGAAGGAAGGTGAGAAGCGAACGTCCATCGAACTCGAAATCGACGAGATCGGCCCTTCGCTCCGCTACGCCACCGCCTCGGTCACGCGCGCACAGTCGTCGCGCGGCGGGTCTCCCGCCGGTGCCGTCGACGAACCGTGGGCTGCCGCAGCACCCTCCTCCTCCGACTCCTCCTCGGGAGCGGACGTGTGGAGCTCGCCCGGCAACTTCAACGACGAGACCCCCTTCTAG